A region of Saccharomyces mikatae IFO 1815 strain IFO1815 genome assembly, chromosome: 12 DNA encodes the following proteins:
- the NOP56 gene encoding snoRNP complex protein NOP56 (similar to Saccharomyces cerevisiae NOP56 (YLR197W); ancestral locus Anc_7.354), with product MAPIEYLLFEEPTGYAVFKVKLQQDDIGSRLKEVQEQINDFGAFTKLVELASFAPFKGAAEALENANDISEGLVSESLKAILDLNLPKASSKNKNVTLAISDKNLGPSIKEEFPYVDCISNELAQDLIRGVRLHGEKLFKGLQSGDLERAQLGLGHAYSRAKVKFSVQKNDNHIIQAIALLDQLDKDINTFAMRVKEWYGWHFPELAKLVPDNYTFAKLVLFIKDKASLNDDSLHDLAALLNEDSGIAQRVIDNARISMGQDISETDMENVCVFAQRVASLADYRRQLYDYLCEKMHTVAPNLSELIGEVIGARLISHAGSLTNLSKQAASTVQILGAEKALFRALKTKGNTPKYGLIYHSGFISKASAKNKGRISRYLANKCSMASRIDNYSDEPSNVFGSVLKKQVEQRLEFYNTGKPTLKNELAIQEAMELYNKDKPAADDKETEEKESSKKRKLEDDNEEEKKDKKSKKEKKEKKEKKEKKEKKEKKEKKDKKEKKDKKKKSKD from the coding sequence ATGGCCCCTATTGAATATCTACTGTTTGAAGAACCTACTGGTTACGCAGTCTTCAAGGTTAAGTTGCAACAAGATGACATTGGTTCAAGATTGAAGGAAGTTCAAGAGCAGATCAATGACTTTGGTGCCTTTACCAAGTTAGTCGAGCTTGCCTCTTTTGCCCCATTCAAAGGTGCCGCTGAAGCTCTTGAAAATGCCAATGATATATCAGAAGGATTGGTCTCTGAAAGTTTAAAAGCAATCTTGGATTTGAACTTACCAAAGGCTTCCTCCAAAAATAAGAACGTTACTTTAGCTATTTCCGATAAGAACTTAGGTCCTTCTATTAAGGAAGAATTTCCATATGTTGATTGTATCTCAAATGAACTTGCCCAAGATTTGATTCGTGGTGTCAGATTACatggtgaaaaattattcaaaggTTTACAATCTGGTGATTTAGAAAGAGCTCAATTAGGTTTGGGTCACGCTTACTCCAGAGCTAAAGTGAAATTTTCTGTTCAAAAGAACGACAACCACATCATCCAAGCTATTGCCTTATTGGATCAATTAGATAAAGATATCAATACTTTTGCTATGAGAGTTAAGGAATGGTATGGGTGGCACTTCCCTGAGCTGGCTAAATTAGTACCAGACAACTACACTTTCGCCAAGTTAGTCCTTTTCATTAAAGACAAAGCTTCATTGAACGATGACTCCTTACATGATTTGGCTGCTCTTTTGAATGAAGATTCAGGTATTGCACAAAGAGTCATTGACAATGCCCGTATCTCCATGGGACAAGATATATCTGAAACTGATATGGAGAATGTTTGTGTTTTTGCTCAAAGAGTTGCTTCCTTAGCTGACTACAGAAGACAACTATACGATTACTTATGCGAAAAAATGCACACTGTTGCTCCAAACTTATCAGAATTGATTGGTGAGGTCATTGGTGCTAGATTAATTTCCCACGCAGGTTCTCTAACCAACTTATCTAAACAAGCTGCTTCAACCGTTCAAATTCTTGGTGCCGAAAAGGCTTTGTTCAGAGCTTTAAAGACTAAAGGTAACACTCCAAAATACGGTTTGATTTACCACAGTGGTTTCATTTCTAAGGCCTCTGCCAAGAATAAGGGCCGTATCTCTAGATACTTGGCCAATAAATGTTCTATGGCTTCCAGAATTGACAACTACTCTGACGAACCATCCAATGTTTTTGGTTCCGTGCTAAAGAAACAAGTCGAACAAAGGTTAGAATTTTACAACACTGGTAAACCTACTTTGAAAAACGAATTAGCCATCCAAGAAGCTATGGAGCTTTATAACAAAGATAAACCAGCTGCCGATGACAAggaaactgaagaaaaggaatcctcaaagaagagaaaattaGAGGACgataatgaagaggaaaagaaggataagaaatcaaagaaggaaaagaaggaaaagaaggaaaagaaggaaaagaaagagaagaaggaaaagaaagaaaagaaagataaaaaggaaaagaaagataagaagaagaaaagcaaagattaa
- the PBA1 gene encoding Pba1p (similar to Saccharomyces cerevisiae PBA1 (YLR199C); ancestral locus Anc_7.353): MLFKQWNEIPEPRHLLDFPEISKNLHSLEACPVPKVELPQDLDVSQYSTVVITTKIMNPLFPKNLLQLIAVGKIETTLTVVNSGSVQSTGDHSWNFDENFPNEVDPVPRGAMSDETKYDFSFPIYSFGKTLLFSIEENFLSISPIFGNMISRCIVSRLVESSPEIIVIGTSDKIANMKVMTKDECSLKPPEFITGFIGSVLTQLVGGVNKGMKFKCLVVPSEGPNGYEKLSLSDMGSLVSLCGQWLGFDHSSYHEECYRLWRCDSAAIGAQSGLYI; encoded by the exons ATGCTT tttaaaCAATGGAATGAAATACCAGAACCAAGGCATCTACTAGATTTCCCAgagatttcaaaaaatttgcatTCCTTAGAAGCCTGTCCAGTTCCAAAAGTAGAATTACCTCAGGATTTGGATGTTTCTCAGTATTCAACAGTTGTCATCACTACAAAGATAATGAATCCGTTATTTCCCAAGaaccttcttcaattgaTCGCTGTTGGTAAAATTGAAACCACACTGACAGTAGTGAACTCAGGATCCGTTCAATCTACAGGTGATCACTCTTGgaattttgatgaaaattttccCAATGAAGTCGATCCTGTTCCAAGAGGTGCCATGTCGGATGAAACAAAGTAtgacttttcttttcccaTTTACTCCTTTGGGAAAACGTTACTATTTTCCATTGAAGAGAACTTTTTAAGTATATCACCAATCTTCGGTAATATGATAAGCAGATGTATTGTATCACGGTTGGTCGAGTCGTCCCCTGAAATAATTGTTATTGGTACCTCCGATAAAATCGCTAATATGAAGGTAATGACAAAAGACGAATGTTCATTAAAACCACCAGAATTCATAACAGGATTCATAGGAAGTGTATTAACACAGTTGGTTGGTGGTGTTAATAAGGGAATGAAGTTTAAATGTCTTGTTGTGCCTAGTGAAGGGCCTAATGgatatgaaaaactttctttgtCTGACATGGGCTCTTTAGTCAGCTTATGTGGCCAATGGCTTGGTTTTGACCATTCGAGCTATCATGAAGAATGCTATCGCCTCTGGAGATGTGATAGTGCGGCAATTGGCGCTCAATCGGGCCTATATATATGA
- the YKE2 gene encoding tubulin-binding prefolding complex subunit YKE2 (similar to Saccharomyces cerevisiae YKE2 (YLR200W); ancestral locus Anc_7.352) has product MSELGTKYQHLQGELEEFIVARQKLETQLQENKIVNEEFDQLEENTPVYKLTGNVLLPVDQSEARGNVDKRLEFIEAEITRCEKNIKDKQEQLEKVRNDLIKLNNAAAATGPDR; this is encoded by the coding sequence ATGTCTGAACTAGGTACCAAATACCAACACTTACAAGGTGAGTTAGAAGAATTTATTGTAGCCAGACAAAAACTAGAGACACAGCTacaagaaaacaagatTGTAAACGAAGAATTTGATCAATTGGAGGAAAACACGCCTGTGTACAAGCTAACTGGCAACGTCCTTTTACCAGTCGATCAAAGTGAAGCCCGTGGTAACGTGGACAAAAGATTAGAATTTATTGAAGCAGAAATTACAAGGTgcgaaaagaatataaaggACAAGCAGGAACAATTGGAAAAGGTAAGAAACGATTTGATCAAACTAAATAATGCTGCAGCAGCCACTGGCCCAGACAGGTGA
- the COQ9 gene encoding ubiquinone biosynthesis protein COQ9 (similar to Saccharomyces cerevisiae COQ9 (YLR201C); ancestral locus Anc_7.351), whose product MLCRNILRKGCTSFRLYHPNPIEHVKSHHIKPLTYGKESPQYKVLSLALEQYVPKHGFSERSIVESLNELGYPSSMISSISASNSPSFFHSSTAVMELIKFQLVDKRYRLTEAINPDVTPQYKLPSLEHLLLRRLEMDKPIGGCLSELMSQLAIPSGFLFETAIPELHRLSDDMIYFSNEKDHHDSAWYAKRLAVSSTYIGSKLFMAQDKSHNYKDTFDFAKHKLNRVMRLGEYYNNTEEFAWYTLMSTVNLVKSQLVRG is encoded by the coding sequence ATGCTTTGTCGGAACATTTTGAGAAAGGGCTGTACATCCTTTCGTCTATATCATCCAAATCCCATCGAACACGTCAAGTCACACCATATCAAGCCCTTGACTTATGGGAAGGAATCACCCCAATATAAGGTATTATCCCTAGCCCTAGAACAGTATGTTCCCAAACACGGCTTTTCTGAAAGATCCATAGTTGAGTCTCTGAACGAACTCGGCTATCCTTCTTCCATGATATCCTCAATAAGTGCTTCCAATTCAccctctttttttcattcttccACTGCTGTCATGGAACTGATAAAGTTCCAGCTGGTCGACAAAAGATATCGTCTAACTGAAGCAATCAACCCTGATGTAACTCCACAATACAAATTACCCTCGTTGGAACATTTGTTATTGAGAAGATTAGAGATGGATAAGCCAATCGGCGGGTGTTTATCAGAACTAATGTCGCAATTGGCTATTCCAAGTGGGTTTCTCTTTGAAACTGCTATTCCTGAGTTACATAGATTATCTGATGATATGATTTACTTTTCTAACGAAAAGGACCATCATGATTCTGCATGGTATGCTAAGAGACTAGCTGTTTCAAGTACGTACATCGGGTCGAAATTATTCATGGCTCAGGATAAATCCCATAATTACAAAGACacttttgattttgcaAAGCATAAGTTAAATAGAGTTATGCGTTTGGGTGAGTACTATAATAACACAGAAGAGTTTGCTTGGTACACTTTAATGTCCACGGTTAATTTGGTTAAATCTCAACTAGTTAGGGGTTAA
- the MSS51 gene encoding Mss51p (similar to Saccharomyces cerevisiae MSS51 (YLR203C); ancestral locus Anc_7.346), with product MTALYVPSGATQLYSHLLRRSSHNRLVLSHQTRRHLMGFVRNALGLDPPPSPDDPTPENRFHPWDQSPSVDLRERAAKIRTLAHCPVTGKDINYTCPLSGIPTHHSREAWEMDKAYHDSKKYEILKKVNIYEHDLRSGRPFPEFDFPQNQGYDKAVNLTNWDLFFYTRSFYSMDTEFQLAAVTKMLSYPITIGSLLHKFSPYSLNPKGPITLEGLKSLAALRYTLYPLENRSLLTATKNRAMRIFILGARAEAQLPGHVWKQLQFLFPEQNFEIHFIGPECLYKRDKQEYVKSTTPVVQRVDETLKFIHRTDFFEVFHEAQDFFPYDPYMDVFFTFHPGYASPESHGSWMGETMKALLETKCAIFTTGFNKKDLTDDLNLVKSKYGKEMDILMDPVKNVFGSTKWELNDMNPQEVYQFNMYIAGFRGKRYHTIKRQ from the coding sequence ATGACTGCGCTATACGTTCCTTCGGGAGCTACTCAGCTGTATTCCCATCTGCTAAGGAGGTCGTCACATAACAGACTGGTGCTTTCCCACCAAACACGTCGTCACCTCATGGGCTTCGTTAGGAATGCCCTAGGTTTGGATCCTCCTCCTTCTCCGGACGATCCTACTCCAGAGAATCGATTCCACCCATGGGATCAGTCGCCCTCAGTGGACTTGCGTGAAAGGGCTGCTAAAATTAGAACGCTAGCGCACTGCCCAGTTACAGGCAAAGATATTAACTACACATGTCCTCTTTCTGGAATTCCAACGCACCACTCACGGGAGGCGTGGGAGATGGATAAAGCATATCATGACtccaaaaaatatgaaatcttgaaaaaagttaatATATATGAACATGACCTAAGAAGCGGTAGACCCTTCCCTGAATTTGATTTCCCTCAGAACCAGGGCTATGACAAGGCCGTAAACCTTACGAATTGGGACTTGTTCTTTTACACAAGATCCTTCTATTCCATGGATACAGAGTTCCAATTAGCTGCGGTTACAAAAATGCTAAGTTATCCCATTACCATTGGGTCCTTGCTGCACAAATTTTCCCCGTATTCTTTAAATCCAAAGGGGCCCATCACTTTAGAAGGTTTGAAATCTTTGGCCGCCCTTAGGTATACTTTATATCCACTCGAAAATAGATCTTTACTGACAGCTACTAAGAACCGTGCAATGAGGATTTTCATCCTAGGTGCACGTGCTGAAGCTCAATTGCCAGGCCACGTCTGGAAGCAGCTGCAGTTTCTTTTCCCAGAacagaattttgaaatacaTTTCATTGGACCAGAATGTCTATACAAGAGAGATAAACAAGAGTATGTAAAGTCTACCACGCCGGTAGTACAAAGGGTAGATGAGACTCTGAAATTTATTCACCGTACAGACTTCTTCGAGGTGTTCCATGAGGCTCAAGATTTCTTCCCATATGATCCATACATGGATGtcttttttacttttcatCCAGGCTACGCATCCCCCGAATCTCATGGTTCATGGATGGGTGAAACCATGAAGGCGTTGCTAGAAACCAAGTGCGCTATCTTTACAACAGGCTTCAATAAGAAAGATCTAACGGACGACTTAAATCTTGTCAAATCAAAGTACGGTAAGGAAATGGATATTTTAATGGACCCAGTCAAAAACGTGTTTGGCAGCACCAAGTGGGAATTGAATGACATGAACCCTCAAGAAGTTTATCAATTCAACATGTATATTGCCGGCTTTAGAGGAAAAAGGTACCACACAATCAAGAGACAATGA
- the QRI5 gene encoding mitochondrial 37S ribosomal protein mS38 (similar to Saccharomyces cerevisiae QRI5 (YLR204W); ancestral locus Anc_7.345), producing MLGRALRPGWLGITRAVARKPICGSCFVRTLQTEMNTGMPAMHEGMLSTIMMTTTTGTRISNTVRESLSESSIVMQLDSVMRKRKKKMKKHKLRKRRKREKAERRKLSQGR from the coding sequence ATGCTAGGAAGGGCATTGCGACCTGGGTGGCTGGGTATTACCAGGGCGGTAGCGAGAAAACCAATTTGCGGGTCCTGTTTTGTCAGAACCTTGCAGACAGAAATGAACACAGGAATGCCTGCCATGCATGAGGGCATGCTTAGCACAATAATGATGACGACAACGACGGGGACAAGGATCAGTAACACAGTCAGAGAGTCATTAAGCGAGTCAAGCATAGTGATGCAACTCGATTCTGTGATgagaaagaggaaaaaaaagatgaagaaacatAAGCTACGgaagagaaggaaaaggGAGAAAgcagaaagaagaaagttgtCTCAGGGTAGATAA
- the HMX1 gene encoding Hmx1p (similar to Saccharomyces cerevisiae HMX1 (YLR205C); ancestral locus Anc_7.344), with protein MEDSNNKIIPSPTDIGALANRINFHTRDAHNKINTFMGIKMAIAMRHGFIYRQGILAYYYVFDAIEQEIDRLLNDPVTGKELQTSAILKQFWLEDFRRSTQIYKDLKLLYSNTFKSTESLNEFLATFEKPPVLQQFVNNIHENIQKEPCTILSYCHVLYLALFAGGKLIRSNLYRRLGLFPNFEKLSQKELVKKGTNFFTFSDLGPTEETRLKLEYKKNYELATRTELTEAQKLQIISVAEGIFDWNFNIVAEIGELNRRELMGKFSFKCVTYVYEEWMFNKESATRKSFNTVLLLILSIIAIWTLYFLVKKSFLSIV; from the coding sequence ATGGAAGAcagtaacaataaaatcataCCATCACCTACTGATATTGGGGCACTAGCCAACAGAATCAACTTTCACACAAGAGATGCCCACAACAAGATCAACACGTTCATGGGCATAAAGATGGCCATTGCCATGAGGCACGGCTTCATATATAGACAGGGGATTCTGGCTTATTACTATGTATTCGATGCCATAGAGCAAGAAATAGACCGCCTGTTGAATGATCCTGTGACGGGGAAGGAACTACAAACTTCAGCCATCTTGAAGCAATTCTGGCTTGAGGATTTTAGAAGATCTACGCAGATCTACAAAGACCTGAAACTACTATACTCGAACACGTTCAAAAGCACAGAGTCGTTGAACGAGTTCTTGGCCACGTTTGAGAAACCACCGGTACTGCAGCAGTTTGTCAACAACATTCATGAAAACATACAGAAGGAGCCGTGTACCATTCTCTCCTACTGTCACGTCCTCTACTTGGCGCTTTTCGCTGGCGGCAAGCTAATACGATCGAATTTGTACAGAAGATTGGGTCTATTCCCCAACTTTGAGAAGCTATCGCAAAAAGAGCTGGTCAAGAAGGGTACAAACTTCTTCACGTTCAGCGATCTGGGTCCTACTGAAGAAACACGCTTGAAATTGGAGTACAAGAAGAATTATGAGTTGGCCACCAGGACGGAACTGACGGAAGCGCAAAAGTTGCAAATCATTAGTGTTGCGGAGGGAATTTTCGACTGGAACTTCAATATTGTTGCAGAGATTGGTGAGTTGAACCGTCGCGAGTTGATGGGCAAGTTCAGCTTCAAATGTGTCACGTACGTGTACGAAGAATGGATGTTCAACAAGGAATCCGCTACTAGAAAATCTTTTAACACTGTCCTATTGCTAATACTCTCCATTATCGCCATCTGGACTCTTTATTTCTTGGTAAAGAAGAGTTTTCTCAGCATAGTATAA
- the ENT2 gene encoding epsin (similar to Saccharomyces cerevisiae ENT1 (YDL161W) and ENT2 (YLR206W); ancestral locus Anc_7.342) produces MSKQFVRSAKNMMKGYSSTQVLVRDATANDSRTPSIDTLDDLAQRSYDSVDFFEIMDMLDKRLNDKGKYWRHVAKSLTVLDYLVRFGSENCVLWCRENFYVIKTLREFRHENESGFDEGQIIRVKAKELVSLLNDDERLREERSMNTRNRRDRSAARPRPRRQRTRSNPHDSSPSYQNDLEKALEESRITAQEDEQRRRELAQYDDEDPDFQAALQLSKEEEELKQLQELQRLQNQQQSLSQMQVPVQQQQEQPAYYDIFGNPISQDEYLQYQYQQDQEQAMAQQRWLDQQQEQQQLAEQQYFQQQQQAAAVAATNAMEQQHTAANMQQQQQPVDFQQPLPTGSNNPFSMDNLERQKQEQQHAQLQRQQEEARQQQEQLKLQQLQRQQQEEAQLQQRRQQEESHLQQQQAQLQLQQQQTQFQQQPLKQTRTGNQSISDKYNDLNTLLATGTGTDTFGNTGEARIPAQHTKTGTFINSQGTGYKQVINEPKNNPFLSNQYTGLPSTNIVPTQTGYGFGNQPQSPPANSPPQNSINVSYSQSQQQPQYTQGYQQQQQQPQYAQNIQQQPQYAQNIQQQPQYTQNYHQGSSQQQQQQQQQQQGYAPDQGISLIDL; encoded by the coding sequence ATGTCTAAGCAGTTTGTTCGTTCTGCAAAGAACATGATGAAAGGCTACTCGTCCACACAAGTGCTCGTGAGAGATGCTACAGCGAACGACTCAAGGACTCCTTCGATAGATACTCTTGATGATTTGGCACAAAGATCTTACGATTCAGTGGACTTCTTCGAGATCATGGATATGCTGGACAAGAGGTTGAACGATAAGGGCAAATACTGGAGACACGTGGCCAAATCCTTGACCGTTTTGGATTATCTTGTTCGTTTTGGCAGTGAGAATTGTGTGCTGTGGTGCAGAGAGAATTTTTATGTAATAAAGACATTGAGGGAGTTCAGACACGAAAATGAGTCTGGATTTGATGAAGGACAAATAATCAGAGTGAAGGCCAAAGAACTGGTCTCTTTGTTGAACGATGATGAAAGGTTGCGTGAGGAAAGATCTATGAATACAAGAAACAGAAGAGACCGCAGTGCTGCAAGACCAAGGCCAAGAAGACAAAGAACAAGGAGTAACCCACACGATTCTTCTCCTTCCTATCAGAATGATTTAGAAAAGGCTCTGGAAGAAAGCAGAATTACCGCTCAAGAAGATGAACAACGCAGAAGGGAATTGGCTCAGTACGACGATGAAGATCCTGATTTCCAAGCAGCTTTACAACTgagtaaagaagaagaggaattGAAGCAATTACAAGAACTACAAAGGTTACAGAATCAACAACAATCCTTGTCTCAAATGCAAGTTCCTGtacaacaacagcaagaGCAACCAGCATACTACGATATTTTTGGTAATCCAATATCTCAAGATGAATACTTACAGtatcaatatcaacaaGATCAGGAGCAAGCAATGGCACAGCAAAGATGGTTGGACCAGCAGCAGGAACAGCAGCAGTTGGCCGAACAACAGTATTtccagcagcagcaacaagCAGCAGCAGTTGCTGCTACGAATGCCATGGAACAACAGCATACAGCAGCTAATatgcaacaacaacaacagccCGTCGACTTCCAACAACCTTTGCCAACGGGTTCCAATAATCCATTTTCCATGGATAATCTTGAAAGACAAAAGCAAGAACAACAACATGCCCAATTGCAGAGACAACAGGAAGAAGCCAGGCAACAACAGGAACAATTGAAACTGCAACAACTACAAAGACAGCAGCAAGAAGAAGCGCAACTTCAACAGAGAAGACAACAGGAAGAATCTCATttgcaacagcaacaagCTCAATTGCAAttgcagcagcaacagaCTCAGTTTCAACAGCAACCTTTGAAACAAACAAGAACAGGAAATCAATCTATTTCGGATAAATACAACGACTTAAATACGTTGTTGGCAACTGGTACAGGGACAGATACTTTCGGTAACACCGGAGAAGCACGTATCCCTGCTCAACACACCAAGACAGGCACTTTCATAAATTCTCAAGGTACAGGGTATAAACAGGTTATAAATGAACCCAAGAATAATCCTTTCCTAAGCAACCAGTACACCGGTTTACCAAGCACCAATATCGTTCCCACACAAACGGGTTATGGATTTGGCAATCAACCTCAAAGCCCTCCCGCTAACTCTCCTCCACAAAATTCTATTAATGTAAGCTACTCTCAATCACAGCAACAACCACAATACACCCAGGGCtatcaacaacaacaacaacagccACAATACGCTCAAAATATCCAGCAACAACCACAATACGCTCAAAATATCCAGCAACAACCGCAATATACCCAAAACTATCACCAGGGTTCCTcacagcagcagcagcagcagcagcagcaacaacaggGATATGCTCCTGACCAAGGTATAAGCTTGATTGATCTTTGA